A window of Longimicrobium sp. genomic DNA:
TCCCGAGGAATCTACCCGCGGCCGGCAGGAGGCCGGACCGATGCACGGAGCCAGCGTCCGGGCGGGGTGAGTAGATTCCTCGGGCGCCGCCCAACTGAGGTGTGAAATTCGGATCGGTGCTGCGGCGCCGCTCGGAATGACATGGTTCGCGAGAGGACCGGATTGCACACTGATTCTTGGAATCCGGTATCATCCATCCGTGCGCAGGGCAGGCTGATAAATCTCACGGAGGACACGGAGAACTTCATCCGCTGTTCCTCCGTGTCCTCTGTGCCCTCTGTGAGAGCCGATCCCAAACCCGTCCGCGCTACTTCTTCTTCACCTTCTCCACCACCTCCATCGCCTTGCGCTCGGCGGCCTCGATCAGGTCGGCCGACTTGCCGTGGACGGCCTCGAAGACGGCCTCGGCCTTCCCCGCGGCGGTCTTCGGGCCGGCGTCCAGGCGCTTCAGCCGCGTCTCGGCCCACTCGTAGTGCTTCTCCTCGTCGCGGGCGGCGCGCCGGAGCACCTCGGCCACCTTCGGCGAGTGCGGGCGCTCGGCGTGGCGGCGGTACTTCTCCACCGACTGCCCCTCGTTGGCCTTGAAGGCCAGGATCAGCGCGCGGTCGCTCCCCGCGGCGCCGGCGGCCTGCACGGCCAGCTTGAAGGCGCCCGTGGGCACGTGCGGCGCCTCGGCCGGCGTGCCGCCCGCGCCGCGCACCAGCTCGGTGAGCTCGCGCACGTGGCGCTCGTGGTCGCGCCGGAAGCCCTCCAGCGTCTCGCGGTAGGTGACGCTCTCCACCCTCTCGATGGCCACCGTGTAGGCGGCGATCGCGTCGAAGTCCAGCTGCAGCAGGTCGTTCAGCTCGGCGACCAGCTCCGCCCCCGTGATGTTCTCTTCCGCCATGCGCTCCCTCCTCGGCTCCTGGTTCCGGAAGGGCGCGAGAAGGAAGCGAAACCCGTACCGCCGCGCGTTACATCCCGCCGGTGGCGCGGAGCGAGCGGTGTGCCGGATGTGTCGCCACGGGTGCGGGTGCGCGGCGGCTGGCGTGCTCCCGTTTGTGCGGCTGGATAGTCCATTTTGTCCGCTTTAGAATCTGCGTCCGGTGGCGTCACTCACGCCAGGACTTTCGCGCGTTTCCCGCAGCCACGGAGGCATGCCGATGCCCGGACGCCGACAGAGCGCCGCAGACCTGCCGCGGGCGCCGCTGGAGCTGGTGCACCCGCTGCAGGTCCAGGGCGGCGCCGTGGCCGGCGCGGAGATCCTGTCGGACGGCCTGGGACCCACCGCCGTGCTCCTGTTTCGGCTCCATCGGGCCCTGCTCGCCTGGACGCTGGACCCGGAGTGCCCGCCCGCCGCCGACCGCGCGGAGCTGCGGCGCATCGAGGACGCGGTGCTCTCCCGGTTGCGCACTGACGAGATCGCGGCTCCCCTGGCCGTGCTCGCCGCCGCCCTCCTCGACCCGGAGGCGGCCGACCCGAAGCGGCTGTCGTGGGCGTGCTTCTGTGTTTCCGATTGGGCGACCGGGCGGGAAGCGAAGGCCACAGCCCTGGCTTTTACGCAGCTCGCCGCCCTCGTTTGGCCGCGGCACGCACGGTATGCGTGGGTAGTCGGAAGGCTGATGTGCGCCTTCGGGCGGGTCCGAGAATCGGAGCCGTGGTTCCGTCGCGCCCACCGCGTCGCGGTCTGGACGGACGACTGGGAAGCCCAGGCGCGCTCGATCAACAGCCTTGGGCT
This region includes:
- a CDS encoding ferritin-like domain-containing protein, whose translation is MAEENITGAELVAELNDLLQLDFDAIAAYTVAIERVESVTYRETLEGFRRDHERHVRELTELVRGAGGTPAEAPHVPTGAFKLAVQAAGAAGSDRALILAFKANEGQSVEKYRRHAERPHSPKVAEVLRRAARDEEKHYEWAETRLKRLDAGPKTAAGKAEAVFEAVHGKSADLIEAAERKAMEVVEKVKKK